One Littorina saxatilis isolate snail1 linkage group LG1, US_GU_Lsax_2.0, whole genome shotgun sequence genomic window carries:
- the LOC138978144 gene encoding stomatin-like protein stl-1, producing MHRVARPANGQILQMLLQQSQQQVRHRSRLPINTAILFVPQQEAWVIERFGKYHRVLEPGLKFVIPIVDSIKYVQSLKEIAIDVPQQAAITLDNVTMQMDAVLYLRVIDPYKASYGVEDPEYAITQLAQTTMRSEIGKIALDTVFRERESLNINIVEALNKASAAWGITCLRYEIRDMKLPVRVQEAMQSQVEAERKKRAAILESEGIREAEINVAEGRKQSRILNSEANKAEQINEATGDAQAMIARANAKAEAIDRVSKSLSQKNGINAVGMNVAEQYVAAFSNLAKTNNTVILPSNTGDVSSMVAQAMTIYSSLSNKNAQLMEADESSEQDSPDGMDDPSSSKTSDDFGLPGTKET from the exons ATGCATCGAGTGGCGAGACCAGCAAATGGTCAAATTCTTCAG ATGTTGCTCCAGCAGTCTCAGCAGCAAGTTCGCCATCGTTCACGTCTGCCCATAAACACAGCTATCCTGTTTGTGCCACAGCAAGAAGCATGGGTTATTGAGCGATTTGGAAAGTACCATCGTGTTCTTGAACCT GGTTTAAAGTTTGTCATTCCAATTGTGGATTCCATCAAGTATGTTCAAAGTCTCAAGGAAATTGCGATAGATGTACCCCAGCAGGCTGCCATCACACTAG aCAATGTGACCATGCAAATGGATGCAGTATTGTACTTGAGGGTTATAGATCCTTACAag GCCTCATACGGTGTGGAAGACCCAGAGTACGCCATCACACAGCTTGCTCAGACCACCATGCGGTCAGAGATTGGCAAGATTGCTCTAGACACAGTTTTCAGGGAGCGAGAGTCACTCAACATCAACATTGTTG AGGCATTGAACAAAGCTTCGGCAGCTTGGGGTATCACATGTCTACGTTACGAAATCC GTGACATGAAGTTGCCGGTAAGAGTACAGGAAGCGATGCAGTCGCAGGTGGAAGCTGAGAGAAAAAAGCGAGCCGCTATTTTAGAATCTGAAG GTATACGAGAGGCAGAGATCAATGTAGCAGAGGGAAGGAAGCAATCTCGAATTTTGAACTCTGAAGCCAACAAAGCAGAACAGATCAACGAAGCAACTG GTGATGCTCAGGCAATGATTGCAAGAGCAAACGCTAAAGCTGAAGCAATAGACAGAGTTTCCAAATCCTTGTCTCAAAAG AATGGAATTAATGCTGTGGGTATGAATGTAGCAGAGCAGTATGTGGCTGCGTTTAGCAACCTTGCCAAGACCAACAACACTGTCATCCTTCCGTCCAACACAGGCGATGTCTCCTCTATGGTCGCACAG GCCATGACAATTTACTCAAGCCTTTCCAACAAAAATGCTCAGCTTATGGAGGCTGATGAGTCGAGCGAGCAGGATTCACCAGACGGCATGGACGATCCTTCTTCAAGTAAAACCAGTGACGACTTTGGGCTGCCAGGGACCAAGGAAACATAA
- the LOC138978227 gene encoding cyclin-dependent kinase 7-like, producing the protein MAEDSNRRYEKIEFLGEGQFATVYKARDTKTDAVVAVKKIKVGTRVEAADGINRTALREIKLLQELSHVNVIGLLDIFGQKSNVSLVFDFMETDLEIIIKDNKIILTAPHIKSYMLQTLQGLEYLHAHWILHRDMKPNNLLINDQGILKIGDFGLAKYYGSPSRPYSNQVVTRWYRCPELLFGAKQYSTGVDIWATGCIMAELLIRLPFLPGETDLDQLGRIFQVLGTPTEDDWPHVKALPDYIQFRSYPKQPLKEIFTAAGDDLLEVLDQMMALNPLKRCTATESLKMPYFSNKPHPAAGHQLPRPGSNKIVNKEQEARRAGLKRKQNSEQDRGLAKRLMF; encoded by the exons ATGGCTGAAGACAGCAATAGACGATACGAAAAAATAGAATTCCTTGGAGAAGGACAG TTTGCCACTGTGTACAAGGCAAGGGACACTAAAACAGATGCAGTCGTTGCTGTGAAAAAG ATAAAAGTTGGAACAAGAGTAGAAGCAGCAGATGGAATTAACCGCACTGCTCTTCGTGAAATCAAATTGTTGCAAGAGTTGTCTCACGTTAATGTCATTGGT CTTCTGGATATATTTGGGCAAAAATCTAATGTCAGTCTTGTCTTTGACTTCATGGAAACAGACTTAGAG ATCATCATCAAAGACAACAAAATTATCCTTACAGCTCCACATATAAAGTCCTACATGCTACAGACTTTGCAGGGTTTGGAATACCTCCATGCTCACTGGATACTGCACAGG gacaTGAAACCTAACAACTTGCTGATCAATGACCAGGGTATTCTGAAGATTGGTGATTTTGGTCTGGCAAAATATTACGGTTCTCCCAGTCGGCCATACTCCAATCAAGTTGTCACAAG GTGGTACCGATGCCCAGAGTTGCTGTTTGGGGCCAAGCAGTACAGCACGGGGGTTGACATCTGGGCAACAGGCTGCATTATGGCGGAACTCCTCATCCGT CTGCCATTTCTTCCTGGGGAAACGGACCTTGACCAACTAGGTCGCATCTTTCAAGTACTGGGCACTCCCACTGAGGATGACTGGCCG CATGTGAAAGCACTACCAGACTACATCCAGTTCCGATCGTACCCCAAGCAGCCCCTGAAGGAGATCTTCACGGCGGCAGGAGACGACCTCCTGGAGGTCCTGGACCAGATGATGGCCTTGAATCCTTTGAAGAGATGCACAGCTACAGAG TCGCTGAAGATGCCGTACTTCAGCAACAAGCCTCACCCCGCAGCGGGTCACCAGTTACCCAGACCCGGGTCCAACAAAATTGTGAACAAGGAGCAGGAGGCAAGGAGAGCAGGCCTGAAGCGCAAACAGAACTCAGAACAAG ATCGAGGATTGGCCAAGCGATTGATGTTTTGA